A part of Acidisarcina sp. genomic DNA contains:
- a CDS encoding glycosyltransferase family 39 protein gives MLNDRAIAPLQAGLCAVLAACVSFFVVRSLHWPLVNDASLMHYMSFLIDKGLVPYRDFGDMNMPGSLLADWLAVHIFGGEALAWRLFDLALMGVASLAILAVARPYGWFPAAFAAGLLVLFHGRDGMGQLGQRDLQMAVLMLVAYAFLFHALRENRPWSMGFFGVAAGMAVTMKPTVLPLAIALLVLSAVTLYRRRLPMRGMLLLGIGGLLLPGIAVCAWLLREHALAAFWHSLRFTTPYYASLASKSLGFMLWSSLLPPMRVLAFLAAVIAWKCRDWQTWEGSALILGVAAGMAHYILQDKGYSYHRYLLVAFLVLWAGIEYAHALRGRGALQALALAGVAYGCLVLPVQFLLRASHAQWSEALVTALQSDLTAFGGPQLSGQVQCLDSISGCGTALYRMRLLPSTGLLSDFLIFGPETQPIVRETRTRFWQALQSKPPRVIVVTSWLHLINTGDYRKLAMWPDLASYLSAHYDLRIERSFPANLTGQQGYRIYVLKP, from the coding sequence ATGCTGAATGATCGTGCCATCGCACCGCTCCAGGCCGGGCTTTGCGCGGTTCTGGCTGCATGCGTCTCCTTCTTCGTTGTGCGCAGCCTCCATTGGCCGCTGGTCAACGATGCTTCGCTGATGCACTACATGAGCTTCCTGATCGATAAGGGGCTGGTGCCATACCGCGATTTTGGCGATATGAACATGCCCGGAAGCCTTCTGGCGGACTGGCTTGCCGTGCACATCTTTGGCGGGGAAGCGCTGGCGTGGCGGCTCTTTGACCTGGCACTGATGGGCGTTGCCAGTCTTGCGATCCTTGCGGTTGCCCGTCCTTACGGCTGGTTTCCCGCGGCCTTTGCTGCCGGTTTGCTGGTGCTCTTTCACGGCCGCGACGGGATGGGCCAGCTTGGCCAGCGGGATCTACAGATGGCGGTGCTGATGCTGGTCGCATACGCCTTTCTCTTTCACGCTCTCCGCGAGAATCGCCCGTGGTCCATGGGCTTCTTCGGCGTTGCCGCAGGCATGGCGGTGACGATGAAGCCTACGGTCCTTCCGCTGGCGATCGCCTTGCTGGTGCTGTCCGCGGTCACGCTCTACCGGCGCAGGCTACCCATGAGGGGAATGCTCCTTCTGGGCATCGGTGGTCTTCTGTTGCCGGGGATCGCCGTGTGCGCGTGGCTCTTGCGGGAGCATGCGCTGGCTGCGTTCTGGCATTCGCTTCGCTTTACGACGCCCTACTACGCGAGCCTCGCCAGCAAGAGCCTTGGCTTCATGCTGTGGAGCAGTCTGCTACCGCCGATGCGGGTGCTTGCCTTTCTCGCCGCGGTGATTGCGTGGAAGTGTCGCGACTGGCAGACGTGGGAGGGCAGCGCCCTCATCCTGGGAGTGGCTGCCGGCATGGCCCACTACATTCTGCAGGATAAGGGCTACTCCTATCATCGCTATCTGCTGGTTGCCTTCCTCGTGCTGTGGGCAGGGATTGAATATGCGCATGCTCTCCGTGGGCGCGGAGCGCTGCAGGCCCTCGCGCTCGCAGGAGTTGCTTACGGCTGTCTGGTTCTGCCGGTGCAGTTTCTGTTGCGAGCCAGCCACGCGCAATGGAGCGAGGCTCTCGTTACCGCGCTTCAGAGCGATCTCACCGCGTTCGGCGGACCGCAATTGTCGGGCCAGGTGCAGTGCCTCGATTCCATCTCCGGCTGCGGCACGGCTCTGTATCGCATGCGGCTGCTGCCATCTACCGGGCTGCTATCGGACTTCCTCATCTTTGGCCCGGAGACACAGCCGATCGTCCGTGAGACGCGGACCCGTTTCTGGCAGGCGCTCCAGAGCAAGCCGCCGCGCGTGATTGTCGTGACGAGCTGGCTGCACCTGATCAACACCGGCGACTACAGAAAACTTGCCATGTGGCCCGATCTGGCCAGCTACCTAAGCGCCCACTATGATTTGCGAATCGAGCGCAGCTTTCCTGCAAACCTGACCGGCCAGCAGGGCTATCGAATCTATGTCCTCAAGCCTTAG
- a CDS encoding sugar phosphate isomerase/epimerase family protein — protein MLRVISTHVFLRQRLHPGLLDQLTRGGAQAIEIFAARQHFNYTDRAQVREISEWFRSNPVHAFSLHAPVFPDLEMGRDGVPSVNVVHPDKSRRIDAMDEIKRALETAEQLPLDYMILHLGDREDAWNPRTLEHSLTALEHLQAFARPLGVGLLVENLQNEVTAPANNLEILATGHFDDIGVCLDLGHAHLGEGIPAVIGTLKERIRSAHIHDNLGDKDSHLWPGEGNIDWTEAMRELRTIPRLEATVLEINYTLGDPPEAVSTRAAEAFRLLEL, from the coding sequence ATGTTGAGAGTGATTTCCACGCATGTTTTTCTTCGCCAGCGGCTGCATCCAGGATTGCTGGACCAACTGACTCGCGGAGGGGCCCAGGCAATTGAGATTTTCGCCGCACGGCAGCACTTTAATTACACCGATCGCGCCCAGGTACGCGAGATCTCGGAGTGGTTCCGATCCAATCCGGTGCACGCTTTTTCATTGCACGCGCCCGTATTCCCCGACCTGGAAATGGGCCGGGACGGCGTGCCCTCCGTCAACGTGGTTCACCCCGACAAGTCTCGCCGCATCGACGCCATGGATGAGATCAAGCGTGCGCTTGAGACGGCGGAGCAGTTGCCGCTGGACTATATGATCCTGCACCTCGGCGACCGCGAAGACGCCTGGAATCCGCGAACTCTGGAGCATTCGCTCACTGCACTCGAACACCTTCAGGCCTTCGCGCGTCCGCTGGGAGTGGGGCTGCTGGTGGAGAACCTTCAGAACGAGGTGACCGCGCCGGCAAATAACCTGGAGATTCTCGCAACCGGACATTTCGACGATATAGGCGTCTGCCTGGACCTGGGTCATGCGCACCTGGGCGAAGGAATTCCGGCGGTCATCGGCACGCTCAAGGAGCGCATTCGCTCCGCACACATCCACGACAATCTGGGCGACAAGGATTCGCACCTGTGGCCCGGTGAAGGCAACATCGACTGGACCGAAGCGATGCGGGAATTGAGAACCATCCCCAGGCTTGAGGCGACGGTGCTGGAGATCAACTACACCCTTGGCGACCCGCCGGAAGCGGTATCCACGCGTGCTGCGGAGGCCTTTCGGCTGCTAGAGCTGTAG
- a CDS encoding ribose-phosphate pyrophosphokinase gives MAIEAVGVAGADEAAVSPSTQETSRGGVKPAAERKRTGRLGDDKRFKLFSGSANRPLAEQIAKHVGVALGETKTQRFADGEVYFQLLENVRGVDVFVVQPTCYPVDQHLVELLIMIDALKRASAARITVVVPYYGYARQDRKDRPRVAISSKLVADLLTTAGADRALFLDLHAAQIQGFFNIPVDHLFASPVLVSYFKELNLPNLTVVSPDAGGVERARFFAQKMGAPLAIVDKRRTDINVTEVMHVIGDVKGHTCLIIDDMVDTAGTLVKTVDALLGQGAASVYACASHPVLSGPATERIVNSRLEQLVVTNSIPLREEAQKVAKIKVLSVAGLLGAAIESIHMETSVSSLFN, from the coding sequence GTGGCGATAGAAGCAGTGGGAGTAGCAGGAGCGGACGAGGCGGCGGTTTCGCCTTCAACGCAAGAGACGTCGCGCGGCGGAGTCAAGCCGGCGGCAGAGCGCAAGCGAACGGGACGGCTGGGAGACGATAAGCGTTTCAAGCTCTTTTCCGGATCGGCCAATCGGCCGCTTGCCGAGCAGATTGCCAAGCATGTGGGCGTGGCGCTGGGGGAGACCAAGACGCAGCGCTTTGCCGATGGCGAAGTGTATTTCCAACTGCTGGAGAATGTTCGCGGCGTTGACGTTTTTGTTGTGCAGCCAACCTGCTATCCGGTGGATCAGCACCTGGTGGAGTTGCTGATTATGATCGACGCTCTGAAGCGTGCGTCGGCGGCCAGGATCACGGTGGTGGTGCCGTATTACGGATATGCGCGGCAGGATCGGAAGGACCGGCCTCGCGTGGCCATCTCGTCGAAGCTGGTGGCGGATTTGCTGACGACTGCGGGAGCGGACAGGGCTTTGTTTCTGGACCTGCATGCGGCACAGATTCAGGGCTTCTTCAATATTCCGGTAGATCACCTGTTCGCAAGCCCGGTTTTGGTGAGCTACTTCAAGGAATTGAACCTGCCGAATCTGACTGTGGTTTCGCCCGATGCGGGCGGTGTGGAGCGCGCACGGTTTTTCGCGCAGAAGATGGGTGCTCCGCTGGCCATTGTGGACAAGCGGCGCACGGACATCAACGTTACAGAAGTGATGCACGTGATTGGCGATGTGAAGGGGCATACCTGCCTGATCATCGACGACATGGTAGATACGGCAGGCACGCTGGTGAAGACCGTCGATGCGCTGCTGGGGCAGGGAGCTGCCAGTGTTTACGCCTGTGCGTCGCACCCGGTGCTTTCGGGGCCGGCCACGGAGCGAATCGTCAATTCTCGTCTTGAGCAATTGGTGGTGACGAATTCCATCCCTCTGCGGGAAGAGGCGCAGAAGGTCGCAAAGATCAAGGTGCTGTCGGTCGCGGGCCTGTTGGGCGCGGCGATTGAGAGCATCCACATGGAGACCAGCGTCAGCTCTCTCTTCAACTGA
- the ispE gene encoding 4-(cytidine 5'-diphospho)-2-C-methyl-D-erythritol kinase, with amino-acid sequence MSTLVRSHAKINLGLAIGPTRPDGFHGLVTIYQTLAVHDELTVEAHAASKTAIRLTTNDPRVPTDNRNTAWRMVEAGLAAMKQAAEVHIHIEKNLPVQGGLGAGSANAAAALVGLERELDTRLPGELRLELAAAVGSDVPLFLIGGTVLGLSRGEEVYPLPDLPATWCVVASPAVGVSTPQAFRDWDARHGGLPVSKAVSELTTPANSDRLRKLGRTLASGFVPAGLHSSGVFSSGEDRPENPLLALVRTGIENDFEEVVFSQHPSLGLIKRTLAVSGESASSEDALYAALSGSGSALFGLYETQVAAQAALERLQAQGVAGFLTRTIPREQYWREMVSNG; translated from the coding sequence ATGTCCACATTGGTTCGTTCGCACGCGAAGATCAATCTCGGTCTTGCCATAGGCCCCACCCGTCCGGATGGCTTTCACGGACTGGTGACGATCTACCAGACGCTCGCCGTGCATGACGAGCTGACCGTCGAGGCGCACGCCGCATCGAAGACGGCTATCCGCCTGACAACAAACGATCCTCGCGTCCCGACGGACAACCGCAACACAGCCTGGCGCATGGTGGAAGCTGGCCTGGCGGCGATGAAGCAGGCTGCCGAGGTGCACATCCACATCGAGAAGAACCTGCCGGTGCAGGGCGGACTCGGCGCCGGGTCGGCAAATGCCGCCGCCGCGCTGGTGGGGCTGGAGCGTGAGCTGGATACCCGGCTTCCTGGAGAGCTTCGGCTGGAACTGGCGGCCGCGGTGGGCTCGGATGTCCCGCTCTTCCTTATTGGCGGAACGGTCCTCGGATTGAGCCGTGGCGAGGAGGTGTACCCCCTGCCCGACCTGCCGGCGACGTGGTGCGTTGTGGCTTCGCCAGCCGTGGGGGTTTCGACTCCCCAGGCATTTCGCGACTGGGATGCGCGCCACGGTGGACTGCCGGTCTCCAAGGCCGTTTCAGAATTGACCACCCCTGCGAACTCCGATAGACTCAGAAAGTTGGGTCGCACGCTGGCATCCGGGTTTGTCCCGGCCGGCTTGCACTCCTCCGGTGTCTTCTCTTCGGGAGAAGACCGGCCCGAGAATCCGCTTCTCGCGCTTGTCCGAACCGGGATTGAAAACGACTTTGAAGAGGTCGTCTTCTCGCAGCATCCCTCCCTCGGTCTAATCAAGCGCACACTTGCGGTTTCCGGCGAATCGGCTTCATCCGAGGACGCGCTGTATGCTGCCCTCTCTGGCTCCGGTTCGGCGCTCTTCGGGCTGTACGAGACACAGGTTGCAGCCCAGGCGGCTCTGGAACGGCTTCAGGCGCAGGGCGTTGCAGGCTTTCTTACCCGGACGATTCCCCGCGAGCAGTATTGGCGCGAAATGGTGTCGAACGGGTAG
- a CDS encoding HAD-IA family hydrolase — MSWSIPTGCRGLIFDCDGTLVDSMPLHFEVWNSVLHRHNLDLIEDRFYQWAGLPVDQIIQLLADEKGLKVDIPAIAKERDAEFHNRPASELRPVEPVVAIARRYRGQLPMAVATGSTQASAEASLRAIGVLDWFDAVVSSHEAGRPKPAPDVFLLAADRIGIPPADCVALEDGNAGLESARAAGMHAIDIRPWLRG, encoded by the coding sequence TTGAGCTGGAGCATACCTACCGGATGCCGAGGGTTGATCTTCGATTGTGACGGAACCCTTGTCGATTCGATGCCGCTGCACTTCGAGGTTTGGAACTCGGTGCTCCACCGCCACAATCTGGATTTAATAGAGGATCGCTTTTACCAGTGGGCGGGGCTGCCAGTGGACCAGATCATCCAGCTCCTCGCCGACGAAAAGGGCCTGAAAGTCGATATTCCGGCCATTGCGAAGGAGCGGGATGCCGAGTTCCACAATCGGCCTGCAAGTGAGCTTCGCCCGGTTGAGCCGGTGGTCGCAATCGCCCGGCGGTATCGCGGACAGCTTCCCATGGCGGTAGCTACGGGCAGCACGCAGGCTTCGGCGGAGGCATCCCTGCGCGCCATCGGAGTGCTCGATTGGTTTGACGCTGTGGTGAGTTCCCATGAGGCTGGCCGCCCCAAGCCGGCGCCGGATGTCTTCCTGCTGGCGGCCGATCGAATCGGCATACCCCCTGCGGATTGCGTTGCCTTGGAAGATGGAAATGCCGGGCTGGAGTCAGCCCGCGCGGCCGGAATGCATGCGATCGATATCCGCCCCTGGCTACGAGGTTAG
- the rocF gene encoding arginase, giving the protein MPDKTKKPDAEVRQHNVEHPVLSGAGSRKIRILGVPLDLGQSRRGVDMGPSAMRVAGMQTHLEELGHVVEDGGNISVALAETKHAGDRSARYLKEITETCTNAAERVLKTLEEGITPLALGGDHSIAVGTVSGVAEFYRRRQQKIGLIWIDAHTDINTPDTSPSGNVHGMPLAALMGLGPAPLKNIFGFSPKVDPKNTVLVGIRDVDATEKANIQRAGITAVYTMRDIDERGMRTVMEDAIRTAKNGTAGYHVSLDMDWVDPEDAPGVGTPVRGGSTYREAHLAMEILADDGGMLSFEVVEVNPVIDEHNRTADLAVELASSAFGKKIL; this is encoded by the coding sequence ATGCCCGACAAGACAAAGAAGCCGGATGCGGAAGTCAGGCAGCACAACGTGGAACATCCCGTTCTCAGCGGAGCAGGCTCCAGAAAGATTCGCATTCTGGGCGTACCGCTCGATCTTGGACAATCGCGGCGGGGCGTGGATATGGGCCCCTCCGCAATGCGCGTCGCCGGAATGCAGACCCATCTGGAAGAACTGGGGCACGTCGTCGAGGACGGCGGCAACATCTCCGTTGCCCTCGCGGAAACCAAGCATGCCGGAGACAGGAGCGCCCGCTACCTGAAGGAGATCACCGAGACCTGCACCAACGCCGCCGAGCGCGTGCTGAAGACATTGGAAGAAGGCATCACACCGCTTGCGCTCGGAGGAGATCATTCAATCGCGGTTGGCACAGTCTCGGGCGTGGCGGAGTTCTATCGCCGCAGGCAGCAGAAGATCGGACTCATCTGGATCGACGCCCACACCGACATCAACACGCCAGACACCTCTCCCAGCGGCAATGTGCATGGCATGCCGCTCGCCGCGTTAATGGGACTGGGGCCAGCCCCGCTGAAGAACATCTTCGGATTTTCGCCCAAGGTGGATCCAAAGAATACCGTGCTGGTTGGCATCCGCGACGTGGACGCAACCGAGAAAGCAAATATTCAGCGTGCCGGAATCACGGCGGTTTACACCATGCGCGACATCGACGAGCGAGGCATGCGCACCGTGATGGAGGATGCCATTCGCACAGCCAAGAACGGCACCGCGGGATACCATGTCTCGCTCGACATGGACTGGGTGGATCCGGAAGACGCTCCCGGAGTAGGTACTCCCGTGCGCGGTGGTTCAACCTATCGCGAAGCGCACCTGGCGATGGAGATCCTCGCCGATGACGGCGGCATGCTCAGCTTCGAAGTCGTCGAAGTCAACCCCGTGATCGACGAACACAACCGCACCGCCGATCTTGCGGTAGAACTCGCCTCCTCCGCCTTCGGCAAGAAAATTCTTTAA
- a CDS encoding D-alanine--D-alanine ligase family protein, whose product MKKLRVGVLFGGRSGEHEVSLLSAASVLKAIDKRKFDVVPIGITKQGNWVTGSDAERLLSSGTLTAAPEQLTAQPEAATAKALPAEDPTPAPTAMLARGEAVIVPPVPSPNSLVPFETAAQPLPREALRLDVIFPVLHGTFGEDGTIQGLFELAGIAYVGSGVLGSSTGMDKDVMKKLFAFSGLPMVKHVSLLRAEWQASPRKTVARIEAALKYPLFVKPANLGSSVGISKAHNRKELGPALDLAARFDRKIVVEQGVGGARRRAREIEVAVLGNDKPQASVVGEIVPGKEFYDYEAKYLSEGSVPIIPAKLTRQQTRQIQQMAVAAFQACDCAGLARVDFLMDPGAGQRIYVNELNTLPGFTPISMYPKLWAASGIDYKTLITRLIELAMERHREREQNSYSV is encoded by the coding sequence ATGAAAAAGCTACGTGTGGGTGTGTTGTTTGGCGGGCGCAGCGGCGAGCATGAGGTTTCCCTGCTCTCGGCCGCCTCGGTTTTGAAGGCAATCGACAAGAGAAAGTTCGACGTCGTTCCCATTGGCATTACAAAACAAGGCAACTGGGTTACCGGTTCGGACGCAGAGCGCCTGCTGAGCAGCGGCACGCTGACTGCCGCTCCCGAACAACTGACCGCGCAGCCGGAAGCTGCTACAGCAAAGGCCCTGCCGGCAGAGGATCCCACCCCGGCGCCCACAGCAATGCTGGCGCGCGGAGAGGCGGTGATCGTGCCTCCGGTGCCCTCCCCAAACTCGCTGGTACCCTTTGAGACCGCCGCGCAGCCCCTTCCCAGGGAGGCGCTGCGCCTCGACGTCATCTTCCCTGTGCTGCACGGGACGTTTGGCGAAGACGGCACCATTCAAGGTCTCTTTGAACTTGCCGGCATCGCCTACGTTGGCTCGGGGGTCCTCGGCTCCTCCACCGGCATGGACAAGGACGTAATGAAGAAGCTCTTCGCCTTCTCCGGCTTGCCCATGGTGAAGCATGTCTCGCTGCTGCGCGCGGAGTGGCAGGCGAGCCCGCGCAAGACCGTGGCGCGCATTGAGGCGGCGTTGAAGTATCCGCTGTTCGTGAAGCCTGCAAACCTTGGATCGTCGGTCGGCATCAGCAAGGCGCACAACCGTAAGGAGCTTGGTCCGGCGCTGGATCTTGCCGCCAGGTTCGACCGCAAGATTGTTGTGGAGCAAGGCGTTGGCGGCGCACGGCGGCGGGCCCGCGAAATCGAAGTCGCTGTGCTGGGCAACGATAAGCCGCAGGCATCCGTCGTTGGTGAAATTGTGCCCGGCAAAGAGTTCTACGATTACGAGGCGAAGTATCTGAGCGAAGGCTCGGTTCCGATTATTCCGGCGAAGCTGACGCGCCAGCAGACCAGGCAGATCCAGCAAATGGCGGTTGCCGCCTTTCAAGCCTGCGACTGTGCGGGCCTGGCGCGCGTCGACTTCCTGATGGACCCCGGCGCAGGTCAGCGCATCTATGTAAACGAGCTCAACACGCTGCCGGGCTTTACCCCGATCAGCATGTACCCCAAGCTGTGGGCGGCCTCCGGCATCGACTATAAGACGCTGATTACCCGATTGATCGAGCTTGCAATGGAGCGCCACCGGGAAAGGGAGCAGAACTCCTACAGCGTTTAG
- a CDS encoding 50S ribosomal protein L25, producing MTTPEIVTATPREGKFNKNAARRVRVQGKIPAVIYGAKEPAQAIELDPKQMQKILWSESGHNTIFDVEIAGKRTKAMIVDWQYEPIKDKLIHIDLKRIAMDQTMKVEVPIQLVGVPVGVKEQGGILDQVLRELEIECLPGDIPAHIVVDVTGLKMNEGIRVADLAHDSKLKFLTDEDATVAHVVAIREEVAPTAEETAAAAPAEPEVVKKGKQETEEGEAGKGAKK from the coding sequence ATGACAACACCTGAAATCGTTACAGCCACGCCCCGCGAGGGCAAGTTCAACAAGAATGCCGCACGCCGGGTGCGTGTCCAGGGCAAGATTCCCGCCGTCATCTACGGCGCGAAGGAGCCGGCCCAGGCTATTGAGTTGGACCCCAAGCAGATGCAGAAGATTCTCTGGTCGGAGTCCGGCCACAACACGATCTTCGACGTTGAGATCGCCGGCAAGCGCACCAAGGCCATGATCGTGGACTGGCAGTATGAGCCGATCAAGGACAAACTGATCCACATCGACCTGAAGCGCATTGCGATGGATCAGACGATGAAGGTGGAAGTGCCGATTCAGCTGGTAGGCGTACCCGTGGGCGTCAAGGAGCAGGGTGGCATTCTCGATCAGGTTCTGCGCGAACTGGAGATCGAGTGCCTGCCGGGAGATATTCCGGCGCACATCGTCGTCGATGTAACCGGCCTGAAGATGAACGAGGGCATCCGCGTTGCCGATCTGGCGCACGATTCCAAGCTCAAGTTCCTGACCGACGAGGATGCGACCGTGGCTCACGTGGTCGCCATCCGCGAGGAGGTTGCACCTACCGCCGAAGAGACTGCTGCCGCCGCACCTGCCGAGCCCGAAGTTGTGAAGAAGGGCAAGCAGGAGACGGAAGAGGGCGAAGCCGGCAAGGGCGCGAAGAAGTAA
- the asnS gene encoding asparagine--tRNA ligase: protein MSDQTIEASTAPVTTIAEVGKHVGASVTLHGWLYNLRASGKLLFPIFRDGTGTIQGIVPKAAVSEEIFETIRHLTQESSVIVTGKVRADDRAPGGFELDVEDIQVIQRVSEEDPFPITLKEHGVDFLMEHRHLWIRTPRQSAILRIRAEIIKAARDYLDDHGFILTDPPILTPAACEGTSTLFPVKYFGDEAYLTQSGQLYIESTALALGKVYSFGPTFRAEKSKTRRHLTEFWMVEPEIAFCGLDGLMELAENFISFIVERVLTRRASELKVIGRDISKLEAIKAPFPRLSYDEAAKMLDDAYAKGLIEQKFEYGNDFGSPDETYISSQFDRPVMVHRYPAAVKAFYMEPDPANPKYALCVDVLAPEGYGEVIGGSQRISSYELLKQRIEENKLPLDAFQWYLDLRRYGSVPHSGFGMGIERVVAWVCALDHVRETIPFARTLNRIYP, encoded by the coding sequence ATGTCAGATCAGACTATTGAAGCATCTACCGCGCCCGTTACCACCATCGCCGAGGTGGGCAAGCATGTAGGCGCGAGCGTCACCCTGCACGGCTGGCTGTATAACCTGCGCGCCAGCGGCAAGCTGCTGTTTCCCATCTTCCGCGACGGAACAGGCACCATTCAGGGCATCGTGCCCAAGGCTGCCGTATCGGAGGAGATCTTCGAAACCATCCGGCACCTCACGCAGGAGTCAAGCGTCATTGTCACCGGCAAGGTCCGCGCCGACGACCGCGCCCCCGGCGGCTTTGAGCTGGATGTCGAAGATATTCAAGTGATCCAGCGCGTATCCGAAGAGGACCCCTTCCCCATCACGCTCAAAGAACATGGCGTCGATTTCCTGATGGAGCATCGCCACCTATGGATCCGCACACCGCGGCAGTCCGCCATCCTGCGCATCCGCGCCGAGATCATCAAGGCGGCACGCGATTATCTCGACGACCACGGATTCATCCTTACCGACCCGCCGATCCTGACCCCCGCCGCCTGTGAAGGCACCAGCACGCTCTTCCCGGTAAAGTATTTTGGCGATGAGGCATACCTGACGCAGAGCGGCCAGCTCTACATCGAGAGCACAGCATTGGCGCTGGGCAAGGTCTACTCCTTTGGGCCAACCTTTCGCGCAGAAAAATCGAAGACGCGGCGCCACCTGACCGAGTTCTGGATGGTCGAGCCGGAGATCGCCTTCTGCGGACTCGACGGCCTGATGGAGCTGGCGGAGAACTTCATCAGCTTCATCGTCGAGCGCGTCCTCACGCGCCGCGCCTCGGAACTGAAGGTGATCGGCCGCGACATCTCGAAGCTGGAGGCGATCAAGGCCCCCTTCCCCCGGCTCAGCTACGACGAAGCGGCGAAGATGCTCGACGATGCGTACGCCAAGGGCCTGATCGAACAAAAATTTGAGTACGGCAACGATTTTGGCTCGCCGGACGAAACCTATATCTCATCGCAGTTTGACCGGCCAGTCATGGTGCATCGCTACCCCGCAGCGGTCAAGGCCTTCTACATGGAGCCGGACCCTGCCAATCCCAAATACGCGCTCTGCGTGGATGTGCTCGCGCCTGAGGGCTATGGCGAGGTCATCGGCGGATCGCAGCGCATCAGCTCCTATGAACTGCTGAAGCAGCGCATCGAGGAGAACAAGCTGCCACTCGACGCCTTCCAGTGGTACCTTGACCTGCGCCGCTACGGCTCCGTGCCTCACTCCGGTTTTGGCATGGGCATCGAACGCGTCGTGGCATGGGTGTGCGCGCTGGATCATGTTCGCGAAACCATCCCCTTCGCCCGCACGCTCAACCGCATTTACCCATAG
- the mtgA gene encoding monofunctional biosynthetic peptidoglycan transglycosylase, producing MIERPDAIPDTLPDALSKTPPRKSFLRSFLRPSIRPRSLLRWLVIGVVLLWSLAALTLLAARWIDPPTTAVHIQRRVQAWMHDTPYRERYRFIPLSQISPDLQHAVIAAEDGRFYQHHGFDWHAIQLAAQEDMEGGRIRGGSTLTQQLVKNLFFGTSRSFLRKGAEFTLVPIAEFVLGKQRILELYLNVVEWGPGVYGAESACRYYDGTAARNIGRQQSARLAAILPAPLKRRPERMNSYSAVILRRMRQVGW from the coding sequence GTGATTGAAAGGCCAGACGCAATCCCAGACACACTTCCAGACGCACTCTCGAAGACCCCTCCGCGGAAGAGTTTCCTCCGATCTTTTCTCCGTCCTTCGATCCGCCCGCGGTCTCTTCTCCGATGGCTTGTCATCGGTGTCGTCCTTCTCTGGTCGCTCGCCGCACTGACGCTTCTGGCCGCCCGCTGGATTGACCCGCCGACAACCGCGGTACACATTCAGCGCCGCGTGCAGGCATGGATGCACGACACGCCATATCGCGAACGCTACCGATTCATTCCGCTCAGCCAGATCTCGCCCGACCTTCAGCACGCGGTGATCGCCGCGGAGGATGGGCGCTTCTACCAGCATCATGGGTTCGATTGGCACGCGATCCAACTCGCGGCGCAGGAAGATATGGAAGGCGGCCGCATTCGCGGAGGTTCCACCCTCACGCAGCAGCTTGTCAAAAACCTGTTCTTCGGGACCAGCCGCTCTTTTCTCCGCAAGGGTGCGGAGTTCACCCTGGTGCCGATAGCTGAATTCGTCCTCGGCAAGCAGCGCATTCTGGAGCTGTACCTCAACGTGGTCGAATGGGGCCCTGGCGTTTACGGCGCAGAGTCGGCGTGCCGTTACTACGACGGAACCGCGGCCCGGAATATCGGCCGGCAACAGTCGGCACGGCTCGCCGCAATTCTGCCGGCTCCCCTGAAGCGACGGCCCGAACGCATGAATAGCTACAGCGCAGTCATCCTTCGACGGATGCGCCAAGTCGGCTGGTAA